The nucleotide window ATATATTCCACTTAATGGAGCATGACCGGTTAATCGTAAAGCCTGTACTGCTTCATCCGTCTCATCTTGCAGGCGCACCACCTCTTCATATGAAGTGGCAGGAATCATTGTATCTACTTTTTCCTTTCCCAGTGAGGAAGAAGCATATTCTTTCAGTAATTCTTTAATCTTGTAAAATTCTAATGTAGATAAAACTTTTTTATTCACGGATGAAAGATCCCCCTATTTCTAGTTATTCCTTGTCAAGAATTGTTGCAGTTGCTCAAAGCAATGCGTGTTTAATACGTTCTCCGTCTTGATCCACCCTTTTCGCGCTGCCTTCACTCCCATTTCCATAAAATTTAAATGTTCGATCGAGTGAGCATCTGTATTAATGAACACTTTCACCCCAGCTTCTTGAGCCTTTTTTAAGTTGGGAGCACTTAAATCTAATCGATGGGGATTAGCATTCAATTCAAGTGCGGTATTGGTTTTCGCAGCTAATTCTATTAATTCATCCATGTCCACACTGTATCCGTCTCTTCTACCGATTAAGCGGCCCGTTGGATGAGCAATTAAATCAACATGTGGGTTTTCCAACGCCGTTCTTAATCGTTTCATAATGGTGGACTTAGGCTGAGAAAAACTTGAATGGATTGATGCGATGACAAAATCTAATTCACTCAGCAAATCATCATCATAATCAAGGGTTCCATCTGGCAGAATATCCATTTCCACTCCTGATAAAATGACGATATCATCATATTTTTCATTCAGTTGTCTAATTTGCTCCTGTTGCTTTCGAAGTCGATCTGGTGTAAGACCGTTTGCTACCTTTAAATATTGAGAATGGTCGGTGATGGCCATATAGTGATATCCTTTTGCTCGGCATGCATTGATCATTTCTTCTAAGGAATAAGCACCATCTGACCATGCTGTATGCATATGCAAATCCCCACAAATTTGATCAATCGTAATTAGGGAATTTTCCTCAGCGAAATCCTCCACCTCTGAACCGTCTTCTCGAATTTCGGGTGGAATCCATGGTAACTGAAAATGATGGTAAAACTGTTCTTCAGACTGAAATGTTTTGATTTCCCCTGTTTCCATATTTTCCACACCATATTCACTAATTTTCTCCCCACGTTCTTTTGCTAATTGCCGCATTCGAACATTATGTTGTTTTGACCCTGTAAAATGATGTAAAGTCGTGGCAAATTGTTCAGAAGTGACAAGTCGAAAATCAACAGACACATCCACCTTATCTTCAAAAATAAGCGACACTTTTGTATCACCTGATGCAATAATTTCCTTTTGATTGGGCATTTGTAGTAATTGTTCTCGTACGAGCTTCGGTGCTTTCGTAGCAATGATAAAATCTAAATCTTTGATCGTCTCCCTCATTCTACGGAGGCTTCCCGCCATAGAAAACTGTTCAATTTCTTTTATTTTCCCCAATTCATTGGCTATTTTTTCAGCTACATCACTCATGAAAGCAATCGGTAAACGCTCAGGTCGGGATCCAACTTGATGAATCGCCGCTAAAATTTTTTCTTCCGTTTTGTCTCCAAATCCCGCCAACGTCTGAACTTGCTTATTTTCACATGCATCTTTTAATTGATCGATATTTGTAATGGCTAGTTGTTGATAAAGCTTGGAAATTTTCTTTCCCCCTAAGCCTGGTAGCTGTAAAAGGGGAATTAATCCTTTAGGAACTTGTTGTTGCAATTCAAGTAGGACAGAAGAGCTCCCCGTTGTCCTGTACTCCTCAATCACCGTTGCCGTTCCTTTCCCTATTCCTGCTAATTTTTTCACATCATCTATTTCACTTAAACTGCGGTCATCATTTTCTAATGCAAGAGCCGCCTTACGAAATGCGGATATTTTAAATGGATTTTCTCCTTTTAATTCCATATAAATTGCAATTTGTTCTAATAACCTAATGACATCTTTTTTATTGATCGCCATGATTTCACCTGCAAATATGTTTGATTTTATACTTATCCTACTATATAGTATCAGAGACGCACGTGAAGAACAAAAACAGGGATTTTCACTACTTCCTTTTGAGTGAAATTTCCTTTTTAAAAGGTTTTATATGTATGAATTTCTTTTTTTAGAGCTGTATTAATGGCTCATGTTGATTGGAGCAGGAGGCGTGAAAACTCCTGTTGGGAAAACAGGCCTCACAGGCTTAAAGCGCCGAGGAGGCTCGCCGTACCACCCGCCAAAGAAGAGGCGCCTGTAGTGGGAATCAATAGCCAAGTTAACACTGGTTTTTTCGCACACAAAAACGAGGCGATCCCGCAAAGCAACTGACACGGGACAGCCTCATATTTACAATGCATCGACTTTGAACGATAGCTGTTGTAAACCCTCAGATAAAAACGGGGTATGGTTGATGATTATGCCTGATAAAAACGATTGATCTATTAAGGAATGTATGCCTTCATTTGGGATGAGTGCTCCTAAATATAGCAGAACAAATAAAAGAATATAGACTTCCAAGAAACCTAATACTCCACCGCCAAGGCTGTTCATTTGTTTGATAATCGGAATGCTTGCAACTGTATTAAGAATAGATCCAATGATATGTAGAGCTATTTTACTAACAAAAAAGATGATGATAAACGCGATAGCTCCGTAATAAAAATGTTCAAAAGGAACTACTTTTGAAAAGAGTGAAAATGCTGTATTCCCATTGATTGGAGGCAATGGAATGATACTCACAAGCTTTGGTGCCAGTAAATCATAGGTCATATACGCAATAATTAAGGAGAGAATGGCACTGCCCATATGAATAAGTTGTAAAATCAGCCCTCTTTTTAACCCGATTATAATGCCGCCAATTAAAAGGAAAAAAAGAATAAGATCCATCATAATTACATCATTCCTTTAATTGTTTAATATCATTTTGAAGTTGTTCCAAATCTTCTTTCAATTTCACATAGTCATGAATCGTGTTAACCGCTGTTAAGACGGCTAGCTTCGTAGTACTAAGCGAAGGATTCTTGAAACTTATTTCACGCATTTTTTCATCGACCATTTCCGCAACAAGGCGAATATGGTTAGATGATTCATCTCCGACAATTACATATTGTTGTCCGTATATATCAACAGTAATTTTGTTTCTCTGTCCGTCCGACAATTGAAATGCCTCCATTCATTAAGAATCCTAAACTTAAATATATCATGAAATTGAATGAAAAGGAAAGTAGAAAGGAGTTTGTTTATGTCAAATATTGTCTTGCATATGAGTCGTGAAATCATCTCAAAGATGAGAAATGATTATCAAGATTTCTTATTATCTAAGATTCCAACAGGTGCGGTTTTTACGGCGAAAACAAACGGCTGTACGATTACAGCTTATAAATCAGGGAAAGTCCTTTTTCAAGGAGCCAACGCAATGAATGAATCGTCTCGTTGGGGGAATTCTTCACCCTCTCCAACGAAGAAAAGAGCTGTAAAGAGTGGAACAAAAATACAGTTACCTGACGGTTTTTCCACTCTTTCTGTCATGGGTAGTGATGAAGTCGGAACAGGCGATTATTTCGGTCCGATGACGGTTGTCAGTACCTATGTAAAAACGGAACAAATGGACATATTAAGGGATTTAGGGGTTCGTGATTCTAAACATTTAAATGACGATCAAATCATTAAAATTGCAAAGGAGTTACTTCATCATATTCCTTATAGCTTGCTCGTGTTAAGAAACGAAAAATATAATAAAATGCAAAAAGCAGGGATGTCTCAAGGGAAATTGAAAGCTCTTCTCCATAATCAAGCCCTTTTAAATTTATTAAAAAAAATTTCGCCTGAAAAACCCGATGCAATTTTGATAGACCAATTCGCTGAAAAAACAACCTACTTCCGTTATCTCCAAAACCAAAAAGAAGTTTGCAGGGAAAATGTTTATTTTAGTACGAAAGGGGAAAGTGTCCATCTTTCTGTAGCAGCGGCTTCTATTTTGGCACGATATGCCTTTGTGAAGGAATTTGACAAACTGAGTAAGGAAGCCGGTTTTACCTTACCTAAAGGAGCAGGAAAACAAGTTGATGAAGCAGGAGCAAGATTAATCTTACAAAAAGGGGAAGAATGTTTATTAAAATTTACAAAACACCATTTTGCTAATACGCAAAAGGCAAAAGCTATTGTTCGAAAAATACAAGGAAATCTTTAATAAAAAAAAGGTTGGAGGGTTCAAATTGAATGGATCGAACTCCCCAACCTTTTTTAGTATATCATTATTCTAACAAAACGGTCCTTCATTTCCACTTAGAATCCGATAGATCATTATGATTGCTCCTAGCTTCACCAATCCTTATCCTCTTAGTTCAGCATTTACTTGCTCTTTCACCGCATTCAATACTTTCTCATGCGCTTTCACTACTTCATCATCTGTCAATGTTCTTTCAGGATCAAAATAAGTTAAGGAGAAGGCGATTGATTTTTTGCCTAGTTCCATATGTTCTCCTTCATAAAGGTCAAAAAGATGAACATCTTTTAATAATTTTCCTCCAGCTGTTTGGATTATGTTCGCGAGCTCACTTGCCTGCACAGAGCTGTCTACCACTAGCGCAATATCTCTCGTAATAGAAGGGAAGCGAGGAATTGGCTCATAATGTAATGGAGACGCCTCTTTTTCTAAAAGATAAGTCGCATCCAATTCGAATACATAAGTATCTTTCAAATCTAACTCTTTTTGAAGTTGCGGGTGGACTTGCCCGATGATTCCAAGTACTTCTCCATTGAATAAAATCTTGGCTGTACGTCCTGGATGCAGGCCATCTAATTTAGCCTTTTGAAACTCAATGCTACTCTCTATAGAAAGCTTTTTAAATAGACCTTCTACAATCCCTTTGACGACAAAGAAATCAACTGGTTTCTTTTCTCCTTGCCATTCATGAGTTTCCCATAATCCTGTGATTGCCCCTGCTAAGTGTTCTCTTTCTTCTGGCAATTCATTTTCATTGTTCTTTAGGAAGATTGTTCCTAATTCATAAAATCCGACCGCATCATTTCGGCGGGCCACATTGTATGAAACACTTTCTAATAATTGTGGAATTATGCTTTGACGTAGAAAACTTCTTTCTTCACTCATAGGCATAGCTAAACCAATTGACTCTCTCTTATTTAATGCAAATTGCGTACTTTTCTCTTCACTTGTTAACGAATAAGTCAAAGCTTGATATAACCCTGCCCCTTCTAATAAATGGCGAACTACACGGCGTTTCTCTTGATATTTTGTCAGCCCACCTGGAATCGCTACTCCAACCGGCAATGTTGTCGGCAAGCGATCATACCCATATAGACGAGCAACTTCTTCAACAAGATCTTCTTCAATTGTAATATCACCTCGTCTAGTTGGAACCGTTACTTGGAATGTATGACCATCGACAACATTTTCAAATTTTAGGCTAGTGAAAATAGCTGTCACTTCTTCGGTTGATAATGTAGTACCTAATACCCGATTTATTTTTTCCAATGAAATAGAAATCTTTTTTGGCTCACGATTCATTTCTCCAGCTATCACACTACCTTGAAGGACTTCTCCACCCGCGTATTGTTGTAGTAATTGGGCCGCTCTTTCTGCCGCCGCATGAACACGGTTGGGGTCAACTCCTTTTTCAAAACGGGCACTCGCTTCACTGCGTAATCCATGATCCTTCGAAGCCTTTCGAACAATTTGACCATTGAAATAAGCAGATTCGATGAGTACAGTCGTCGTATCATTTTGCACTTCTGAATTCGCTCCACCCATCACTCCAGCAAGAGCAATAGGTTCCTGACCATTTGTAATGACTAAATGTTCACTTGATAACATGCGTTCCACATCATCTAATGTCGTCATTTTTTCCCCTTGATGGGCACGGCGGACGACAATCTCTTTAGAGCCAAGGCGTTGATAATCAAAAGCATGAAGAGGTTGACCATATTCTAATAAAATAAAGTTTGTAATATCCACGACATTGTTATGAGGACGAATCCCCGCAGACATCAATCGAGTTTGCATCCATAAAGGCGATGGTGCTACTTTCACATTTTTAATGACTTTGGCAATATATAATGGATTGTCTTCCTTCGCATCAATCGAAACGGAAATATAGTCTGTCGCTTTTTCATTACTTTCATCTGCTTTTGGATGAGGAAGTTTGACATCCTTCTTAAGAATGGCTGCCACTTCATACGCAACACCAAGCATACTTAAACAATCCGAACGATTTGGAGTTAATCCTAGTTCTAAAACATGATCATCTAAATTTAATTGTGCAAGGGCATTCGATCCCACTTCTACGTCATTTGGGAATACAAAAATTCCTTCTGCATATTCCTTTGGTGTGATCTTTCCCTCAATTCCTAATTCTTGTAAGGAACAGATCATCCCATTTGATGGTTCTCCACGAAGTTTTGCCTTTTTAATTTTAAAGTTTCCTGGTAAGACGGCACCTACTTTGGCCACCACCACTTTTTGACCTTTGGCAATGTTTGGAGCCCCGCAAATAATTTGAACAGGATCTCCCTCTCCCAAATCAACTTGACATATATTTAATTTATCTGCATTTGGATGTTGTTCACATTCAACAACATAACCGACGACTACATTTTTGATTTCATCGCTCGGACATTCTACCCCTTCTACTTCGATCCCGCTTCGTGTAATTTTTTCTGCCAAATCGTTTGCATCTATGCCCGATAAATCAACATACTCTTGAAGCCATTTATATGAAACAAACATATTAGTTTACCTCCTATTAATTGAATGCGCTACTATTTTTCTACTCGTGAAAATTGTTTAAGAAAACGGATATCATTTGCGTATAAGTGGCGAATATCATCGATTCCATATCGTAGCATCGCGATTCTTTCCACTCCGATTCCGAATGCAAATCCAGTATATTTCTTAGAGTCAAATCCAGCCATCTCTAGCACATTTGGATGAACCATTCCCGCTCCTAGCATTTCAATCCATCCTGTTTTTTTACAAATCGAACAACCTTTTCCTCCACAAGAGAAACAAGAAACATCGACTTCAACAGATGGTTCTGTGAATGGGAAGAAACTTGGACGAAGACGGATTTCACGATCTTCTCCGAACATTTTTTTCGCAAATACTTCTAAAGTTCCTTTTAAATCACTCATGCGAATATTTTCATCTACGACCAGACCTTCAATTTGCATAAATTGATGGGAGTGTGTCGCATCATCATGGTCTCGTCTGTAAACTTTCCCTGGGCAAATAATTTTCACAGGTCCTTTTCCTTGATGTTTTTTCATGGTTCTCGCTTGTACAGGTGATGTATGGGTTCTCATCAGGATTTCTTCTGTTATATAAAATGTATCTTGCATATCTCTTGCAGGGTGATCCTTTGGTAAGTTTAATGCTTCAAAATTATAGTAATCTTGTTCCACTTCTGGACCTTCTGCAATTGTATAGCCCATACTAATAAATAGATCTTCCACTTCTTCCACTACACGTGTAAGTGGGTGATGATTTCCAGAATAAATAGGTCTCCCTGGTAATGTAACATCAATCGATTGTTCCTCCAGCTGTTTTTGGATTGCTGCTTCTTCTAGCTCTGCTTGTTTTGCTTCAATTTTAGAAGAAATCGATTCCCTTACTTCATTAGCTAATGCTCCCATTTTGGGACGTTCTTCTGGAGAAAGTTTCCCCATTCCACGAAGTACCTCCGTAATAGGGCCTTTTTTCCCTAAATAAGCTACTCGAACTTCATTTAATTGTTTTAAATCTTCAGCTTGATCGACTTTTTGCAATGCTTCTTGCTGTAGTTCCTTTAACTTTTGTTCCACAATATTTCCTCCTTTTTCTAGCAGGTTTATCAAGTAACCAGTGATTTTTGCCTATGGGATGGACTTTCTTTGTTCATCCTACCTGAAACTGGTGTAACCAATGGTTTTTAAACATAAAAAAAAGCCCTTCCCTAAGAAAGGGACGAGGCTGTTTTCGCGGTACCACCCTTATTAGCACAATCAATTTGCGCTCACTTCATTTTGATAACGGCTACACCGATGCATCTTTACATTTAGAATAAAGGCATTTTCCATAAACTTTTTGTAGTAAAAGTGCCTTCATAAAAAACGGTCCCGATGCCAACTCGAGAGATGAACTTCCCTTACATTCTTCGTAAAAATGCTTTCAGTCTCAGGCATTTTCTCCCTTTTCGAAAACTTATAAAGTACTTTTCTCTGTCTTCGTCTTTATTTTATCCAAAATTTCATATGTTACATATTATAGTATAATTTTCAGTTACTTTTCAAGCTGTCTTGAAAATGAAATAACAAAATCCCGGCTGCCACTGCTACATTTAAAGATTCACTCCGGCCGTATAAGGGGATAAATACATTTTGGTTTGTTGTCTGCAATAGTTCCTCTGAAACTCCATTTCCTTCATTCCCAACAATCATCGCAAAGGAATCATCTATCGTCACCTTTTTATAAGATTCAGCTGATTGCAAAGATGTCCCAAATACTGGTACCCCTTTTTCTTGTAATAATGAGATTGCTTTTTGTAATGACATGGAAATTATTGATAAATGAAAATGGCTTCCTTGTGCTGATCGTAACACCTTCGAATTATAGAGATCGACAGTTCCGTCACCAAGAATGACTAAATCAATCCCAGCAGCATCTGCTGTTCGAATCATCGTTCCAACATTCCCCGGATCTTGAACAGCATCAATGAGTAAGAAGGACTTTCCCTTTTCCATCATTTTTTCTTCATACTGATGCTTTTTACAAATAGCAAAAATTCCTTGGGAGGATTCTGTTTCAGAAATCGCCTTGGAAACCTCTTCTGAGATCGTCGTTATCTTGACATGATCCATATTCCAATGTGAGGGGATCATGATGTTTTCAGAATAAAGGATTTCCTCAATTTCATTTTTAAACTGAAGGGCCTCCTCTACTAAATGGAACCCTTCTAATAGGTATAGCCCTGTTTGTTCACGTCCTTTTTTGGTTAATAATTTTTTCCATTGCTTTACTTTCGGGTTTTTTGCCGATTGGATATAGTCCACCTATTCTCTCCTACCTTTTCGTTTCATTTCAATTTTCTTATTATAACGTAATGCGAATGCATATTGAATATCTACCTGGGGAAAATAGGAATGTAATTGCTGTAGAAAGGGGCTAATGAAATGAATTTCAACTTAAGAGGGGCCGTCCTTCACAATGTGACTGGCCACAGTCAATCTCAGCTTCAAGATACCATCGTGGATGCCATTCAAAGTGGTGAAGAGAAAATGCTTCCTGGTCTTGGGGTATTATTTGAAGTTTTTTGGAAAAATGCTGACTCCAAGGAGCAACAGGTCATGCTACAAACATTAGAAGAAGGATTAAGAAGATAATTATTCTGTATGCAATCGTTTTCCCTAGCTTTATTATTTTTGAACCCCCCAGACAAAGGATCTGGGGGCTTCTTATGACTTATTCAAATGTAATTTTATTCACAGCGTCACGATCTAAACGGAGAATCACTTCTCCTAAAAGTTTTACAGCATTTTCAAAGTCATCACGATGAAGCATCGCCGCATGTGAATGGATATAACGTGTAGCAATCGTGACCGATAAAGTAGGGACTCCACTCGCTGTTAAATGGATCGATCCTGAATCGGTTCCTCCACCAGCAATCGCATCAAATTGGTATGGAATATTCAATTCATCTGCTACATTTGTAACAAAATCGCGTAATCCTTTATGAGAAACCATTGAAGCATCATACAGAATGATCTGTG belongs to Oikeobacillus pervagus and includes:
- the zapA gene encoding cell division protein ZapA: MSDGQRNKITVDIYGQQYVIVGDESSNHIRLVAEMVDEKMREISFKNPSLSTTKLAVLTAVNTIHDYVKLKEDLEQLQNDIKQLKE
- the sspI gene encoding small acid-soluble spore protein SspI, which codes for MNFNLRGAVLHNVTGHSQSQLQDTIVDAIQSGEEKMLPGLGVLFEVFWKNADSKEQQVMLQTLEEGLRR
- a CDS encoding TrmH family RNA methyltransferase, translating into MDYIQSAKNPKVKQWKKLLTKKGREQTGLYLLEGFHLVEEALQFKNEIEEILYSENIMIPSHWNMDHVKITTISEEVSKAISETESSQGIFAICKKHQYEEKMMEKGKSFLLIDAVQDPGNVGTMIRTADAAGIDLVILGDGTVDLYNSKVLRSAQGSHFHLSIISMSLQKAISLLQEKGVPVFGTSLQSAESYKKVTIDDSFAMIVGNEGNGVSEELLQTTNQNVFIPLYGRSESLNVAVAAGILLFHFQDSLKSN
- the rnhC gene encoding ribonuclease HIII, producing MSNIVLHMSREIISKMRNDYQDFLLSKIPTGAVFTAKTNGCTITAYKSGKVLFQGANAMNESSRWGNSSPSPTKKRAVKSGTKIQLPDGFSTLSVMGSDEVGTGDYFGPMTVVSTYVKTEQMDILRDLGVRDSKHLNDDQIIKIAKELLHHIPYSLLVLRNEKYNKMQKAGMSQGKLKALLHNQALLNLLKKISPEKPDAILIDQFAEKTTYFRYLQNQKEVCRENVYFSTKGESVHLSVAAASILARYAFVKEFDKLSKEAGFTLPKGAGKQVDEAGARLILQKGEECLLKFTKHHFANTQKAKAIVRKIQGNL
- the pheS gene encoding phenylalanine--tRNA ligase subunit alpha, whose protein sequence is MEQKLKELQQEALQKVDQAEDLKQLNEVRVAYLGKKGPITEVLRGMGKLSPEERPKMGALANEVRESISSKIEAKQAELEEAAIQKQLEEQSIDVTLPGRPIYSGNHHPLTRVVEEVEDLFISMGYTIAEGPEVEQDYYNFEALNLPKDHPARDMQDTFYITEEILMRTHTSPVQARTMKKHQGKGPVKIICPGKVYRRDHDDATHSHQFMQIEGLVVDENIRMSDLKGTLEVFAKKMFGEDREIRLRPSFFPFTEPSVEVDVSCFSCGGKGCSICKKTGWIEMLGAGMVHPNVLEMAGFDSKKYTGFAFGIGVERIAMLRYGIDDIRHLYANDIRFLKQFSRVEK
- a CDS encoding CvpA family protein gives rise to the protein MMDLILFFLLIGGIIIGLKRGLILQLIHMGSAILSLIIAYMTYDLLAPKLVSIIPLPPINGNTAFSLFSKVVPFEHFYYGAIAFIIIFFVSKIALHIIGSILNTVASIPIIKQMNSLGGGVLGFLEVYILLFVLLYLGALIPNEGIHSLIDQSFLSGIIINHTPFLSEGLQQLSFKVDAL
- the pheT gene encoding phenylalanine--tRNA ligase subunit beta — protein: MFVSYKWLQEYVDLSGIDANDLAEKITRSGIEVEGVECPSDEIKNVVVGYVVECEQHPNADKLNICQVDLGEGDPVQIICGAPNIAKGQKVVVAKVGAVLPGNFKIKKAKLRGEPSNGMICSLQELGIEGKITPKEYAEGIFVFPNDVEVGSNALAQLNLDDHVLELGLTPNRSDCLSMLGVAYEVAAILKKDVKLPHPKADESNEKATDYISVSIDAKEDNPLYIAKVIKNVKVAPSPLWMQTRLMSAGIRPHNNVVDITNFILLEYGQPLHAFDYQRLGSKEIVVRRAHQGEKMTTLDDVERMLSSEHLVITNGQEPIALAGVMGGANSEVQNDTTTVLIESAYFNGQIVRKASKDHGLRSEASARFEKGVDPNRVHAAAERAAQLLQQYAGGEVLQGSVIAGEMNREPKKISISLEKINRVLGTTLSTEEVTAIFTSLKFENVVDGHTFQVTVPTRRGDITIEEDLVEEVARLYGYDRLPTTLPVGVAIPGGLTKYQEKRRVVRHLLEGAGLYQALTYSLTSEEKSTQFALNKRESIGLAMPMSEERSFLRQSIIPQLLESVSYNVARRNDAVGFYELGTIFLKNNENELPEEREHLAGAITGLWETHEWQGEKKPVDFFVVKGIVEGLFKKLSIESSIEFQKAKLDGLHPGRTAKILFNGEVLGIIGQVHPQLQKELDLKDTYVFELDATYLLEKEASPLHYEPIPRFPSITRDIALVVDSSVQASELANIIQTAGGKLLKDVHLFDLYEGEHMELGKKSIAFSLTYFDPERTLTDDEVVKAHEKVLNAVKEQVNAELRG
- the polX gene encoding DNA polymerase/3'-5' exonuclease PolX, yielding MAINKKDVIRLLEQIAIYMELKGENPFKISAFRKAALALENDDRSLSEIDDVKKLAGIGKGTATVIEEYRTTGSSSVLLELQQQVPKGLIPLLQLPGLGGKKISKLYQQLAITNIDQLKDACENKQVQTLAGFGDKTEEKILAAIHQVGSRPERLPIAFMSDVAEKIANELGKIKEIEQFSMAGSLRRMRETIKDLDFIIATKAPKLVREQLLQMPNQKEIIASGDTKVSLIFEDKVDVSVDFRLVTSEQFATTLHHFTGSKQHNVRMRQLAKERGEKISEYGVENMETGEIKTFQSEEQFYHHFQLPWIPPEIREDGSEVEDFAEENSLITIDQICGDLHMHTAWSDGAYSLEEMINACRAKGYHYMAITDHSQYLKVANGLTPDRLRKQQEQIRQLNEKYDDIVILSGVEMDILPDGTLDYDDDLLSELDFVIASIHSSFSQPKSTIMKRLRTALENPHVDLIAHPTGRLIGRRDGYSVDMDELIELAAKTNTALELNANPHRLDLSAPNLKKAQEAGVKVFINTDAHSIEHLNFMEMGVKAARKGWIKTENVLNTHCFEQLQQFLTRNN